The region attttgtacatgcacgtgcatgtacaaaatatttaaccttgaacttttcatatatttggcaacataaaaatttttaatttccgCGTActactttttaaagaatttagcaAACATTTCGCTTTGGAATTTGAGTCGAAGTCGTACTCTGAAATTTTTAACGATTGgagttggtacttttttttacgactccacacccctggcTATATCTATCATTTTTAGAAGTACAAGATACGCCTAAACTGGTTATTTTTGAATAGTTTGAAGAGTATGACTTTTATACATAACTATAGTTAAACATTTGATGTAACAGTCAACAAATAATGACTGTGACAGCCtagtaacaaataaaacaaaaacgcaCACAGCGTAGTAAACGTTTTCACTTCAATGAAGAAGGTTGGCATTTAAAAACGAAGTGTCACCGAATATTCAGTGCTTAGGTCGAGCGCCAAACCAAATGTTCGGTATTTAGCGAAACCGCAATTCGTGACATCTCTACTTTAAATACCAcgaagaatttgcaaacattctTCAAGGAAACATTTCATTTTCAACAGATTTGCAAATGCATGGAACTTAATTCCGATTAAAGCTGTAATAGCAAAGTccgttaattattttaaaggagTTCTGACTGCTGGCTGAGTAGCAATAAAGCATAACTAGTGTGCGCAACAAAACACTAACTGGATTTGTCCAGCACAGCAAGAACTACTGTTACTATACTACTACTATTGGATCACTTCTTGGAATCCTACAGGTCAGAGTCGAAAAACGGAGGTGGCAACTACCATATTCTTAATGAAATAAACTAGATGTCACAGATCAAAgacaaacatatttattaaaacatatttaaattgcGATgcgaaaaatttaattattattacagtAAAGAAacactaaataattttaaatttttttttgattattgtatatacattatacttaaataagtaataattttaaccacatgaattagttatttaaataaagatatttctgGTGTCAGACAGTATAAGGTTAAAGTTGCCAACTTTACAAATCCGTTActatagtaataaatataactGGAATTTTAGGTCCGGAAATGTTTTAAGGCATTTACTGgttcacaattatttttatgtgtAGACGTACCAATATTATGAAGCCTTCATGTTAaccaaatatttaacaaacagtaacttatattttaacaattttttttttcccttagAAATGTACATTTCGAGATTAtgatttttaactatattttggGCAGCtacaaataacataatttaactGAAAATGTCTATGtcgtaaaaaaaacttaacgaGACGCAAGCGATTTGTTTTTAACCTTCGATATCAGCTCGATATTTGTAATGAAGATCAGTAACGTCTGTCTGAGAAACTTTTATCCAACCGGTTTCCTGCATATGATACACTAAAGAAAAACAATCGCcgaattagttttatatttattaacattcgaaaatatttttcttatgtttaaatattttttttaagtttctgtacgaaatataaaaaatatattttgatcaagcaatttcataaaaagatattctaattagtttaaattttctttaattttcaagGTTCTGAAAGAAAGATCAGCTATAATCACAGTAATTGTTTTCTAatacagaataaattttttttattatttataataaagaaacatATAACTATTACAACATAAATAATTGCCAAACAGCCTAATAAATACTATACGCAATGAACTAAACAGTGGACCAAATACGCAATGGACcaaacaacataataaatacTATACACAATAGATCAAACAGCGGATATTGCTCATTTTCCTGGCATTAACCTGCTTTGCAGATCAGGACagtgtatttttgtttaaggttgcaaattaaaaaaataaaaagtttttggaaaagatgaagatatataatatatataaaaaaaatattatacacaacataataacatttaaaactcaaatatatAAGATATTAGACATGCAGAACTTGCTCAAATAATTAGACTTGAAGAAGAAATTTCCATGTTTCGTTAGTTTTTTGGATTTCCTTTGAAAGAGGGGTTATTgctgtttatttttagttggtaATGTGTAATGTAACTCCCTGTCAATCATATTCTGTTTTAGattagaaacatttataaaatatatatgcttttagaaattattttcaacttCATAAAAGTTATGAGAAatgctaataataaaaattaaaaactttaagttgGTTTAATCTGTCATAACtcaaattatatatcatttttagagACCTAAAGTAACCTGTCTTTACAACTttaataatgaaacttttaatcATGCAGTCACATAATAACTTATTGCATGTTGTCATTGTTTTAGGATTAATAATGGGTAAAGAGAtgttacaaacaaaaattagcTTAAGTTCTTCTGCAAAAAAATATCGCACCTAAAGAAGTATAgcctaaattttcaaaatcttgctgtctttttttttttcaagcaacCGTTATTGGAGTTGGAAGTAACTGGAGAAGAAAAGATGAATTTATAAAGAAAGATAAAGATTAACAGACGAACTAAAGgatattaaattatatgaattaggaaaacaagatgaaggtaACGAATTCCAAAGGACtaatgtttgaggaaaaaaactagacgaataagagttttttaagCACTAAGGAAGAGTCACAGTAAATGGATAAATTACTTAATTGAatacaagtaacacaagaatgaattttagtagatggcaagagacactagctctttagagcaatgtccgttatagtatttatagaaaagagaaagagaagcaacattacgatgatgtgataatggctggaggttggctgcaagagcaagtccaattatgtttacaaagtaattttgcaccttgtctaaaagagaaagggcatcattcaaagatctgccccagatatggcaacagtattccatataaGGACGGatataagatttatagagataaagaataaaacccagagtaagaaagtggcaagcacaataaagagatgcaaccttagcagatgttaattttgcaattgattggATATATGGTTTCCGAGAAAGATCAGAAGCAAGAGTTActcctagaagataaagggtagatgactcattgagtacattaccgttcataaatatagattAGCTGATtcattagctgaaaaaaattgagttttatctgagttaaagttcaccagccattgagAACCTCATGCTGTAGcaaaagtgagatccttttaAAGCTCAATTGCTCCCTCCAATCAGAGTGTGTTGGCTTCTTaccaagacaagaataaatggtggtatcatcagcgaacaatccTACCTTAGATGTGAGGATTTCTGGGAGATCGTTAATGCAAATTGCCTCAGCTTTTCCACAATTGTCTAATGCATCATtgaacctatcagttattaccgttaacaaatttgaaatagaATAATATGATCGATATCCATATCGATGAtcataaagtaaattattagatTCATGATAAGAGAtgaagtgtttgttaattagaGACTTAAAACCTTGTTTATGATAataagaagactaatgggacagtagttagatAAATCAAATcgttctccagagtttttgaaaatagggataacagatgcacCTTTCCAGGaagatggaaaacaagactctaataagcacttgttaaacagtgttaaaagtatagacaacagctaCAGAGAAcatttctgcaagactatagcaggtatgttgtctggaccacaagctgtaaaagagtctaagcaggaaatcactttagatacagaagctagaGTGATACGAAGGTCAGGCAATGGATTAACCAGTTtgtcagctatatcaggtagaactcAACTACTGGAATCAATTGACGATATTGATgagaagttcttagcaaacaattcagctttgtctttaggtgaggtgataaaatctgaaccatacaagagattAACAGATTTGCAGAATAACAgtcagaaaaataaattttaaactcaaaatgGGGTCAAATTAAAAGCACAGAGAACTGGCTGCTGTAGTCGAAAAGAATAACAAGTgagatgataaaaaaatcaaaattattgaacaaaatCATAAGATGCCAGCAGTAAACTGAAATGCTTTTTGAAGACCAAAGCACCAACATTTTACTTGgacctttaaaaagaaaaagtttcttaGGATTTAAGTGTAGAAAATCACTGAAGAAGTTTAAACTTATGCCTGCAATGATTAAAAAACGTCTTGCCTGAGCTAAGAACTACTCTTCTTTTTCTCAAGTTGACTAGAATAAGGTAAATTTTCACTCCACAcacttaaacaaataatattttattaatacaagtttttaaaagacatttttgcATTAATACCCCACCCCGATTGATTTTACTAATATctgaaaaactattaaatgacAACATTGACTGCTTTATTCAGGTTGTATTCATGATGATGAATCTACCTTCAAGATTTTAGGAAATAAAACCATTTGTGCCATCAAACCAGGAGAACAACAAAACCCAGAATGTTTTTTAATCACTGTAAAGCATCCTGAATCCATAACAGTCTGGTCATGCATATCAAGCATGGGTACCAATCAACATTACATTGTACAATGTAAAGGGATAATAAAAGAAGATCAGTACAAGACTGTCCTGCAGACTACGCTGACATAACAGACACTAGAGTTGTTTCCTTatggtgaaaaaaaattttttattcacaaaggATTGATTAAAGTATGGCGTCAAGATCCAGATGTTAAATGATTAACCTCAAAGTGCATAAATAGTATGGCAAGGTGTATCAAAGCTCTTTTGAAGTTGAAAGGACTTATTACCCAGTATTAAGattcaaaatatgctttgtttgtatcaatatatagattatataacaaaataaaaagtatatgaacATGCAACAGAGTCATTTTTGGACAAACATCTTGATGACAACATAAGATCAAGAAAATATTGTtagtactattattaaaaaaaattaaaattctaataataatattattgacaAGAAAACAAGTTAATATTATCAAGGATATGCATCTACAACTAccttaaaaaaaggaaaaataaacagaaaaggTAATCAACCTTTTCTGTTTATTaatcaaacaaacttttttgcTATGAAGAGAAGAAGTGGTCTGATTAAATCTCAAATCTACAATCAAATGTTTTATCATCATTAAgtgaacattttttaacaaagttaattaaattaactgttttctatataactgcaaaaaaatgcaaaaatattgacttgaatttatttttttttgtttcaaactattttataatgttaaatttccttttctttattttattgtttttttgttttattgactgattttttaaagattggtGTAGCAGAGTGTACATTTACTGACTGAGTATCTAGGGAAAGGCGCAGTGGAGTGTACAAAgattggcaatttttttttttagggaggCAATCTATTTAGagtcaaagtatttttttaaatttttaaagttcatctttttttcttttttttctttcttttttataaatacttttatatattttatatatttataaaatgaaaactatatattatattgtatgtTATTCTCAAAggcataaaattaataaagttattatctGAGGGTTGTATTATCCAAGGTTTATCATCTGATATGTTAATAAGATAAGATTTCTCAGTCTCAAAATAAGAAGCTGTTCCAACAATAGATATTTgagatattaatttataattatcaaGAATTGATTATCCTCAacattgtttattgtttaaaataaatctaaattgtATTTCACTGTAAGTGAAAGTGGCatgatttgaatttttatttcttttactcaGTATGCTGTTAAACTATCCTTGCTGTTAAATTATATAGCCACATGGTTAACTGAACCAAACTATTCTTTTGGTGAAaaccaaaccaaaaaaaaattggatctaataattttattaaaaaaaacttaaaccaaTACGATATTAATTTTATGATGAAACTGTTAGTAAGTAACAATCATTTTGTAACTAGTGATTTACTTCAAAAAGTAGAatatattcaacttttttgatGCTACAGGTTATTAACTGggtaaatgaaaaagtttattgcAGAAAAAGTTAGCATGAATTAAAGTATCCAATAAAGGTatcaaatattaacaaaaattaattgcaagAAAGACtggtaattttaatttgtgatcaaCAGAGtgaagataattttttacttagaGAAGTAATTATGTGAGACAAGaaagatattttacaaatatcacGAAGAGGGCAAGTTACTGTGATCAGTCAGCAGTAATAAAAAAGTGACATCAAAGCAGttagctaaaaatataaataatgttagtaaatgaaaattaacactataacaataacttaatactttttaatttgtggAGGGCCAGTTAGTTAAACAATTTGAGAAGATTGGGGTGAAAATCAGTGATAGTACagtaaaaagacatttttttaaactgtggATATATAGCAAGACCAAGAAAGAGGCCAAAGTTATAAGAAGCGACGAAGGAGATGTGATATGGATGGGCTAAACAATTTTGCAACAGGATTGGATAGAAGACTGGAAGAAAGTAGCATTTAGTGATGAAAGTACATTTTCTGTAGTGAATGATAGATCAATCAGTGTTATCAGTGGGTAAACCAACAATAAAACAGCAGGAGTCATCATTGTGGTAGATTgtgcattgaaaaaaaactagTCACAAGAAAATTACGATGGCTGCTAAATCATCTGTATCATCATCATAAATTACTTAAGTAAAGGAGGTTTTAATTCATAATTAACTCATTTTCTTGCCAAGAACCACTGGTgctaattacaattttttgataactttttgctcaaatgtttttattttatttttaatacaacaaaacaataattgaacaaaatgttttataataatatttgaacttaaagtttaaattttctgaatttgttatttaatgGCCGTCTcttgactttaaaaaagattaatgtttgtaagtttttataatgcaaATTTAACTTAATCATTAACATTTTAGCTAGGTTATTATCTAGGTTATTAtctgtatataaaaacatttaagtcAAAAAATACATCAGAAAAGAACCCCAGATAAATCCTTCTTTGAGATTTTAACAAATACACCAAACAATCAAACAACTGAACAAACAGAAGAGCTGACTTgtatttaagataaatttttcagaatatttatACTAGCTATAAAGTGTTATTACTAAAATACCaactataaaatgaaaaaattattttcttacaATTGCAGACACCACCAGATCCAGCATCTCGATGTGTGGCATGATATATTGCTCGATTACCTAAATCATACGCCTCCTCTAGTGTTAAACCCCATTTATGGTCAGCATCTAAAACTCCATATGCATATGTAGACCCTGATCCAACTGAAAAGAGATCACCTTTCAATCGACTACCATCACTATCTACGTAATAAAGTCCAGGCCccttaaaaaagaataaatataatacagattttaatttaaatttgaattaaaaaataatatcaaaaataacaCTTACTCGCTTGTCCCATCCACAGATCATAGTtccctaaaaaataaaaaagtaaaagcatttgtttaaagtttttattctttcaaGAAATTACTATCAGGTTTCAAATAAACTAAGAATGggaacttttgaaaaaatattatgaaaggAGGAGGAAGAGGGAGACtttaaaatatgtaatgtaaaaaatatgtaaattatttattacaacttAATACTTACAACATGTTTAAATTGTCTGAAATAAATTGATAACTCAGATATTAATGAAATCCAATTAGGACAactgttaataaatttaatgttaacatAATTTATGATAAACTGGTatgtttaagtatttaaaaaacaatataatattacCATTACTATCCTTTTGTTTTAAAGCAGCTTTCAAAACagtacaaagttttttaaaaaaatactcaaatatatttatacaaaattatttataaatattattataaacaatattgctTCTGCTCTCTgagatataaaataataaatgttgacaaataaaaattttaaatacacatGACAAATAAAATGTTCAGCACTTTTAATAATGCAAAAGGTACTTAAATTAAGGCACTTAATgtttttgcatctttttaatgctaaaaaaaaattttttagcattaaaaagattttttaatgctaatattaaaaaaataaaaaaaaaaaaaaaaagttgaaacaaaatAGACATTCCACAATATGTACATTCACAAAATAACACTtctagatttgtttttcttaattagtaaatttaacttgttttgcagtagtttattttattgcggtagtttaaaaaaagttaatgtccataaataaagttaaaaaataaagataattttatgtcAATATCAGACGAATTAATGTGCTaagccatttttatttaaaaacaaggcctgagataactatttttttaaagtacagCAATTCGATTTAACagtcaaaaacagttttttttttaaactcatgcAGTTTTATTCAGTagagaaaatattgaaaaatctcattaacaaattttttcatttattaaaaacaattgcacTTATTCCTTTAAAAATATCCCTTATTCTCAACATCCCAATCGGTTAccctaaaaaatctaaaaaccagATTCAAGATACATAAGCATTTTACCCAAACCAAAacaatttcatattttatcCTGAATTTCATCAATTccaattaaaattgataaacaaattttacaaaccattattattatactaaatCCACAATCTTTATATTGGTACAATATTTAAGAAACATTATTACCATACTAAGCCCCATTCCCTTGTATTGATAAACCATATTGGCAAGTAACTTGGAAGCAGCTGCAACTGAAATTCGCTCTTTGTTTCTTAGCTGGTATAATCTAaaagttgaatttaataaaattaacatgtAGTACACAAAGTAAAGTTACAACATTTTACATAAAGCTATAAATTAGCTAGATTATGTTAAATCTAATGTTTTATAAGTAACCTTGTTCTTGAGGTAAAACatagaattaaaagaaataaaatgtaCTTTAGAGGTgaatcaaaatttaacaaagtaGCTACAGTAGCATACAaaagtttagaattttttttttaacttttaaagcaaACTTTACCTAATACGCTGAAATTTTTACCCTATGtgctatatatattatatcaattCAAATGCAAACCAC is a window of Hydra vulgaris chromosome 15, alternate assembly HydraT2T_AEP DNA encoding:
- the LOC136072121 gene encoding proteasome subunit beta type-5-like, yielding MALQSASRYSTLSPESILNFSSKSNFGLYDSFTFNNDLNCPGLNFPLPNVSDVSQFLNEYTNGDTKIQFHHGTTTLAFKFKHGVIVAVDSRASAGSYIASQTVKKVIEINPYLLGTMAGGAADCAFWQRVLAKECRLYQLRNKERISVAAASKLLANMVYQYKGMGLSMGTMICGWDKRGPGLYYVDSDGSRLKGDLFSVGSGSTYAYGVLDADHKWGLTLEEAYDLGNRAIYHATHRDAGSGGVCNLYHMQETGWIKVSQTDVTDLHYKYRADIEG